The following is a genomic window from Amycolatopsis sp. BJA-103.
CACCGGCCAGGCACACCCGCCCGCGGTGCCAGACTGGCATGCGGATCTGGGTGAGATGGTCGAAGTAGACGTCGTCGGAGCCGTCGAACCCGTCCAGGATCCGGGGCGCTTCCCAGCCCACGCCGGAGAAGCGGTCGCGGAGCCGGGTCAGGGCCTCGGCCCGGTCGAGCCGGGTCGGGTCTTCGGCCTCCGTGCAGGCGAGGATGGCGCGCGTGGTGCCGTGGTGGTCCGGGCGCAGGTGGACCTGCCGTCCGCCGACCGTGGTGTACCAGCGCCATCGGCTGTCGTCGCCGGTGGTGCGCGGGATGGTGCCGAAGACCATGGTGATGCCCAGCGCGCGGCGGTCGACCTGGCCCTCGAAGAGCAGGTCGCGGGTGGCGGAGCGGACCCCTTCGGCGACGACCAGCAGGTCGGCGCGCAGGACCCGGCCGGCGCTCGTGGTCACGGTGACCGCGTCGGCCTCTTCCCGGACCGCGGCGATGGGGTCGCCGTACCCGATCTCGACTCCCTCGGGCAGTTGCCGCAGGATCGTGCCGGCGAGATCGCCGCGCAGGATTTCGAGTTCGGCGGTCGCGCCGTCGGAGGGCAGTTCCACCCGCACTTCGCCGGAAGCGTCCACGAAGACGGTGCCGGTCTCGGTGGTGTTCTGCGCTTTCACCGCGTCGGTCAGGCCCATCCTGGCGAGCACCTCGCGGCCGACACCGCGGACGTCGACGTTCTGCCCGCCGTCGCGAAACGCCGTCGCCCGTTCCAGCACGGTCACCTCCCAGCCGGTGCGCCGAAGCCAGAAAGCGGCAGAAAGTCCGGCGATGCTCGCGCCGGACACCACGGCATGTCGAGTGGTCATTCGAGTTCCCCTGTCGGTAGCCGTCGTAGTAGCTTTACTGCAAAGCTACTATGGTGCAAAGGAGCTCGCATGGCCAATGCCGACCCGTTGACCGAAAACTGGACACCGATCCAGATCGAGGTGATGCAGCGGCTTCGAGACTGGGCTGTCGGCTTCGGTGAGATGCACCGGCATCTCGCCGTCTGGATGCGGCTGCCCGTTTCGGACGCCAACGCGCTGGGCCAGATCACCTGGGCCGCCGAAGCGGGCACACCGCTCTCGCCGGCGGAGCTGTCCCGGCGGATCGCCATGACCACCGGGGCCACCACGATTCTGCTGAACCGGCTCGAAAGCGCCGGTCACGTCCAGCGCAGCCGCGAGAGCAGCGACCGTCGCCGGGTCACCCTGCGCCCGACCCTCGCCGCGCGAGAACACGCCCGCCGGTTCCTCGCCTTCGCCGGGACCGAGATCGCGGCCACGCTCCACGCCGCCGACCCCGAAGAACTCCGTGTCGTCACCGCGTTCCTGTCGAAGATCACCGAGGCGACGGAGAACGCCAACCGGCGATTGGAGCCGTGAACGAGGGCCCTACCAGGCTGCGGTTGGCGCCGGTGTCCTTCCGCGCCGTACTGTGAAAGTGCCGTTCGACCGAAGTGAGGGGACAAGATGTTCTGGACCATCCTGGGCTGGATTCTGTTCGGCCTGATCGCCGGGTTCATCGCGCGAGCACTGGTCCCGGGCAAGGACGACATCGGCCTGCTGCGGACGATCGTGCTGGGTGTGGTCGGCTCGGTGGTGGGCGGTCTGTTGTTCGGCCTGCTGACGGTCGGCATCCGCGGTTTCCAGCCCGCCGGGTGGATCGGGTCGGTGATCGGCGCGGTGATCGTCCTGGTCATCTACAACAAGGTGACCGGCCGCAAGAGCCGTCGCTCCTGATTGTCCTTAAGGGACA
Proteins encoded in this region:
- a CDS encoding FAD-dependent oxidoreductase, which codes for MTTRHAVVSGASIAGLSAAFWLRRTGWEVTVLERATAFRDGGQNVDVRGVGREVLARMGLTDAVKAQNTTETGTVFVDASGEVRVELPSDGATAELEILRGDLAGTILRQLPEGVEIGYGDPIAAVREEADAVTVTTSAGRVLRADLLVVAEGVRSATRDLLFEGQVDRRALGITMVFGTIPRTTGDDSRWRWYTTVGGRQVHLRPDHHGTTRAILACTEAEDPTRLDRAEALTRLRDRFSGVGWEAPRILDGFDGSDDVYFDHLTQIRMPVWHRGRVCLAGDAAWCVTPMGGGGASLALVSGYVLAACLSGTGSGSPTPGLTAYENWMRPLVDDVQGLPRWIKPFAFPRTRFGLTLRSAADKALMTPALAPLMARFTRVAETDRALPSITATGTATGTAR
- a CDS encoding MarR family winged helix-turn-helix transcriptional regulator, which encodes MANADPLTENWTPIQIEVMQRLRDWAVGFGEMHRHLAVWMRLPVSDANALGQITWAAEAGTPLSPAELSRRIAMTTGATTILLNRLESAGHVQRSRESSDRRRVTLRPTLAAREHARRFLAFAGTEIAATLHAADPEELRVVTAFLSKITEATENANRRLEP
- a CDS encoding GlsB/YeaQ/YmgE family stress response membrane protein — encoded protein: MFWTILGWILFGLIAGFIARALVPGKDDIGLLRTIVLGVVGSVVGGLLFGLLTVGIRGFQPAGWIGSVIGAVIVLVIYNKVTGRKSRRS